One part of the Paenibacillus silvisoli genome encodes these proteins:
- a CDS encoding methyl-accepting chemotaxis protein: MVSKAFGLFAFRKLATRFSAVTLIIVIIIVAAMSVALFLPNSTLFRNQIDKELALLSETISGSFDENMKQELAKLEAVASYGQQLGADRAKQLELVAAFAKANNEVFTQGVAFSLDLDGKNAVLSSGKALDLSGRTYIPQLKQGQSAIAPPAPSKVDPSILIVPIAAPLIHDGTTYGFYSSSVEINEATQIIRDAKVGETGYAVLLDSNGMIIYHPDASYIMKKNVADMNVPELTEAFQSARKGIDTHFEYTFGGAKKIGYAYASDTGFVTMLTVPEKELTAPISQMMRTTLITALLVALGALIAIYVFTNRMVRPIVYITQLVEKLSTGDLRPRIEIRSKDELGELATHMNGMLDGLSSMIKQVSGASESVAYSADQITVSTDEVAKGSVEQAAQASVMSGLFARLDDSIRSVTSSAKEARMLSGETVNIAKEGTGLINQTIGQMDEVNQHMAQLEGDSRRIGDISGVINDIAEQTNLLALNAAIEAARAGEQGRGFAVVADEVRKLAERSGDATRQIAGIIKVMQNSAEKSVLAVAESVSQFSKTRDSFNGIVQNVQLTSSKVEEIFKNSQEQAAASSEVLHSISSVAAISEQSAAAAEETAASSMELSSMAGKLNESVEKFKY; encoded by the coding sequence ATGGTAAGTAAAGCATTTGGTCTGTTTGCGTTTCGCAAGCTGGCAACCCGATTCTCGGCAGTTACGTTAATCATTGTCATCATTATTGTAGCGGCGATGTCCGTTGCGCTGTTTCTGCCGAACTCCACGCTGTTCCGCAATCAGATCGACAAAGAGCTGGCCTTGTTATCCGAAACTATTTCCGGCTCCTTCGACGAGAACATGAAGCAGGAGCTGGCAAAGCTTGAAGCGGTCGCTTCGTACGGCCAGCAGCTAGGCGCCGATCGGGCGAAGCAGCTGGAGCTGGTCGCGGCGTTCGCCAAAGCGAATAACGAAGTGTTTACCCAGGGCGTTGCGTTCTCGCTCGACTTGGATGGCAAAAATGCCGTATTAAGCTCGGGCAAGGCGCTGGATCTTTCCGGAAGAACCTATATTCCGCAGCTGAAACAGGGGCAATCGGCCATCGCGCCGCCGGCGCCGTCCAAGGTCGATCCGTCCATCTTAATCGTGCCGATCGCCGCTCCGCTTATTCACGATGGTACGACCTACGGCTTCTATTCGTCCTCGGTCGAGATCAACGAAGCGACGCAAATCATTCGCGACGCGAAGGTCGGCGAAACCGGCTATGCGGTTCTGTTGGACTCGAACGGCATGATCATCTATCATCCGGATGCATCCTATATTATGAAAAAGAACGTCGCCGACATGAACGTTCCCGAGCTGACGGAAGCCTTCCAATCCGCCCGAAAAGGGATCGATACCCATTTCGAATATACGTTCGGCGGCGCGAAAAAAATCGGTTACGCTTACGCCTCGGATACCGGCTTCGTGACGATGCTGACCGTACCGGAGAAGGAATTGACGGCGCCAATCAGCCAGATGATGCGGACCACGCTCATTACGGCGCTGCTTGTTGCGCTTGGCGCGCTGATCGCGATCTATGTGTTTACGAACCGGATGGTCCGTCCGATCGTCTATATTACGCAGCTGGTTGAGAAGCTGTCCACCGGCGACCTGCGTCCTCGGATCGAAATCCGCTCTAAGGATGAACTAGGCGAACTGGCGACGCATATGAACGGCATGCTGGACGGTTTGTCGAGCATGATCAAGCAAGTTTCCGGCGCTTCGGAGAGCGTGGCGTATTCCGCCGACCAAATTACGGTCAGCACCGACGAAGTGGCCAAGGGCAGCGTGGAGCAGGCGGCGCAAGCAAGCGTCATGTCCGGGTTGTTCGCTAGGCTCGACGACTCGATTCGATCGGTCACCTCGAGCGCGAAGGAAGCGAGAATGCTCTCCGGCGAAACGGTGAACATCGCCAAGGAAGGCACCGGCCTGATCAACCAAACGATCGGACAGATGGACGAAGTGAACCAGCACATGGCGCAGCTGGAGGGCGATTCGCGCCGGATCGGCGACATTAGCGGCGTCATCAACGATATCGCGGAGCAGACGAATTTGCTGGCGCTGAACGCGGCGATCGAAGCGGCGCGGGCAGGCGAGCAGGGCAGAGGCTTTGCCGTCGTCGCGGATGAGGTGCGCAAGCTGGCCGAGCGAAGCGGGGACGCAACGCGCCAAATCGCGGGAATCATCAAAGTGATGCAGAACAGCGCCGAGAAAAGCGTTCTGGCGGTAGCCGAGAGCGTGTCGCAGTTCTCGAAGACAAGGGATTCCTTCAACGGCATCGTGCAAAATGTCCAGCTGACCTCTAGCAAGGTCGAGGAAATTTTCAAGAACAGCCAAGAGCAGGCGGCTGCCTCGAGCGAGGTATTGCACTCCATCAGCTCCGTCGCCGCGATCAGCGAGCAATCGGCGGCAGCGGCGGAAGAGACCGCGGCATCTTCGATGGAGCTGTCGTCCATGGCGGGCAAGCTGAATGAATCGGTCGAGAAATTCAAGTATTAA
- the ggt gene encoding gamma-glutamyltransferase yields the protein MRNVMPQSYRFMVTTPHYLASQVGSSILQHGGNAVDAAVAIGAALAVVYPHMTGLGGDSFFMIYSAKQNKVAGLNGSGRAAAAAHPDLFRQQGFTRLPDRGVQSALTVPGTVDAWWEAWSAYGGGKLAWADLLAPALRYAEEGVPISRNVHAWMVRDEALLRADPVLHALYFDSAAASSSSVLKREGAKLAQPMLAESLRAIMEGGRDAFYTGGLMQAMVGAIREDGGYLTEQDFAAHRSEWVEPLAVTYRGLRICQMPPNSQGFALLMMLNMLDRIELARIPRHSAAFYHLMAEVVKRAFRLRDLHLTDPAFHAIPLDRLLSGDLAEELVRDILSPTAAQSDGYASPPSGQDTSYAAVVDEEGNAVSFIQSLYYDFGSAYVAGETGIILQNRGSYFSLDDGHPNVLAPGKRTFHTLMPGMALKEGKPCLLMGTQGGEGQPQTQLSILTGIVDYGCTIQEAISLPRWVYGRTWGEDSDKLRLENRQLGDAAERLKRSGHQVEVVEEWDGIMGQAQGIRISDDGLLSGAADPRGDGSAIGG from the coding sequence ATGCGTAACGTCATGCCGCAATCGTACCGCTTCATGGTAACGACGCCGCATTATTTGGCGAGCCAGGTTGGCAGCAGCATCCTGCAGCATGGCGGCAACGCCGTCGACGCGGCGGTGGCCATAGGCGCCGCGCTCGCCGTCGTCTATCCGCATATGACAGGCTTGGGCGGCGACAGCTTCTTCATGATTTATTCCGCTAAGCAAAATAAGGTCGCCGGCCTGAACGGCTCCGGCCGGGCGGCGGCCGCTGCGCATCCCGACCTGTTTCGGCAGCAAGGCTTTACTAGACTGCCTGACCGCGGCGTGCAAAGCGCGTTAACCGTCCCGGGTACGGTCGATGCCTGGTGGGAAGCATGGTCCGCGTATGGCGGCGGCAAGCTGGCATGGGCTGATTTGCTCGCACCGGCGCTCCGTTACGCGGAGGAGGGCGTGCCGATTTCTCGCAACGTGCACGCTTGGATGGTGCGTGACGAGGCGCTCCTGCGCGCGGACCCGGTGCTTCACGCGCTTTACTTCGACTCCGCGGCAGCCTCCTCGTCTAGCGTTTTAAAGCGGGAAGGCGCAAAGCTGGCACAGCCGATGCTTGCAGAATCGCTGCGCGCGATCATGGAGGGCGGACGCGATGCCTTTTACACCGGCGGGCTAATGCAAGCGATGGTCGGAGCGATTCGTGAGGACGGCGGTTACTTAACGGAACAGGACTTTGCGGCGCACCGCAGCGAATGGGTGGAGCCTCTAGCCGTTACATACAGGGGGCTGCGGATTTGCCAAATGCCACCGAACTCGCAAGGCTTTGCCCTGCTGATGATGCTGAACATGCTGGATCGGATCGAGCTTGCGCGCATCCCCCGGCATTCCGCGGCATTTTACCATTTGATGGCCGAGGTCGTGAAGCGGGCTTTCCGCCTCCGGGATCTGCATTTGACCGATCCGGCCTTTCACGCAATTCCGCTGGATCGGCTGCTCAGCGGCGACCTTGCGGAGGAGCTGGTCCGCGACATCCTCAGCCCGACGGCGGCGCAGTCGGACGGCTATGCATCGCCGCCGAGCGGACAGGATACTTCCTACGCGGCCGTCGTCGATGAAGAAGGCAACGCCGTCTCGTTCATCCAAAGCCTGTATTACGATTTCGGTTCGGCGTACGTCGCCGGAGAGACGGGCATTATTTTGCAAAATCGGGGTTCCTACTTTTCTTTGGACGATGGGCATCCGAACGTGCTGGCGCCGGGCAAGCGAACCTTTCATACGTTGATGCCCGGCATGGCGCTCAAGGAAGGCAAGCCTTGTCTGCTCATGGGAACGCAAGGGGGCGAAGGTCAGCCGCAAACGCAGCTGTCGATCCTCACCGGCATCGTGGATTACGGCTGCACGATTCAGGAAGCGATTTCATTGCCAAGGTGGGTATATGGCCGGACCTGGGGCGAGGACAGCGACAAGCTGCGATTGGAAAACCGGCAGCTCGGCGATGCGGCCGAACGGTTGAAGCGCAGCGGCCATCAAGTGGAGGTTGTGGAGGAATGGGACGGCATTATGGGGCAGGCGCAGGGCATACGGATCAGCGACGACGGTCTCTTGAGCGGAGCGGCTGATCCGCGGGGAGACGGCAGCGCCATCGGCGGTTGA
- a CDS encoding pyridoxal-phosphate-dependent aminotransferase family protein, with amino-acid sequence MTERRYSDLSPSPRIILTPGPVEVDPRVSRALSYPMLGQFDPEFTALMNETMQMLRDLFRTSNRWAYPIDGTSRSGLEAVLTGLIEPGDRVLVPIFGRFGYLLAELSERCGAEVVTIETAWGTVFEPADVIEAIDSEKPSLVAIVHGETSTGRVQPLHEIGRACRDRDILLVVDAVATVGGMPVETDAWLLDAVIGGTQKCLSVPSGMAPITYNDRVERKLMRRKRIEKGIRPEDDKDADAPAAFIRSNYFDLTQLQDYWSPLRLNHHTEATAMLYGLREGLRLVLEEGLEARFARHRLHERALVAGLDAMGLTLYGDDSCKMTVVTCVRIPAGVDGEAVRSQLLADFGIEIASSFGPLKGQIWRIGTMGYSCRKSNVLLGLAALEAMLPLHGAAITTGSAVKAALAIYEEAKGAMPDA; translated from the coding sequence ATGACAGAAAGACGCTATTCCGATTTGTCCCCCTCTCCGCGCATCATCCTGACGCCCGGTCCGGTCGAGGTGGATCCGCGCGTTTCGCGGGCGCTGTCTTACCCGATGCTGGGCCAATTCGATCCGGAGTTTACGGCGCTTATGAATGAAACGATGCAGATGCTTCGCGACCTCTTCCGGACGTCCAACCGCTGGGCATACCCGATCGACGGCACCTCTCGGTCAGGGCTGGAAGCGGTGCTGACGGGGCTGATCGAGCCCGGCGACCGGGTGCTCGTGCCGATATTCGGCCGCTTCGGCTATTTGCTCGCGGAGCTGTCGGAACGGTGCGGCGCGGAAGTCGTTACGATCGAAACGGCATGGGGCACGGTCTTCGAGCCGGCGGACGTGATCGAGGCGATCGACAGCGAGAAGCCGAGCCTCGTGGCGATCGTGCACGGGGAGACGTCCACTGGCCGGGTGCAGCCGCTCCATGAGATCGGGCGCGCATGCCGCGACCGTGACATATTGCTCGTCGTGGATGCGGTTGCGACCGTTGGCGGCATGCCTGTGGAGACGGATGCGTGGCTGCTCGACGCCGTCATCGGCGGCACGCAGAAATGTCTATCCGTGCCGTCCGGCATGGCGCCGATCACATATAACGACCGGGTCGAACGGAAGCTGATGCGGCGCAAGCGCATCGAGAAAGGGATTCGTCCCGAGGACGACAAGGACGCCGATGCTCCAGCAGCTTTCATTCGAAGCAACTACTTCGACCTGACGCAGCTTCAAGATTACTGGAGCCCGCTGCGGCTGAACCACCATACCGAGGCGACGGCCATGCTGTACGGTTTGCGGGAAGGGCTTCGTCTCGTACTGGAGGAAGGGCTGGAAGCGCGGTTCGCGCGCCATCGCCTACACGAAAGAGCGCTTGTCGCGGGCTTGGACGCGATGGGGCTGACCCTTTACGGTGACGACAGCTGCAAAATGACCGTCGTCACCTGTGTCCGCATTCCAGCCGGCGTAGACGGAGAAGCGGTGCGCAGCCAGCTGCTGGCCGATTTCGGCATCGAGATCGCCAGTTCTTTCGGTCCGCTCAAAGGGCAAATTTGGCGGATCGGCACGATGGGCTACAGCTGCCGCAAATCGAACGTGCTGCTCGGTCTGGCGGCGCTCGAAGCCATGCTGCCGCTGCACGGGGCGGCCATTACGACCGGCTCGGCCGTCAAAGCGGCACTAGCGATCTACGAGGAAGCGAAAGGGGCGATGCCGGATGCGTAA